In the genome of Leptospira koniambonensis, one region contains:
- the htpX gene encoding protease HtpX — MALFRRFGLFALTNIAVIFTIGLLLRLSGLDVYLAKSGMPYATTLLLATIWGMGGAFVSLLLSKFMVKSSMGVQVIDPRNASGWQRDLLTRVQRLAQAAGLPMPEVGYYESPEINAFATGPSRNSALVAVSTGLLNGMDSEELDGVLGHELSHVANGDMVTMTLVQGVVNSFVIFFAWIVAKVIISQLNRNDDRGSSGGFFMEFMIRQLLMVAFGLLGSIVVAYVSRAREYRADAGGAKLAGRSSMISALERLKVAFNRDPVDQRGENIAALKISNRAGGLASLFATHPPLEERIAALRAKAY, encoded by the coding sequence ATGGCGCTTTTTCGCAGATTTGGATTATTCGCGCTTACTAATATCGCGGTAATCTTCACGATCGGATTACTACTCAGACTTTCTGGATTGGATGTATATTTAGCCAAGTCCGGAATGCCTTACGCTACTACCCTTCTATTGGCAACAATCTGGGGTATGGGAGGTGCATTCGTTTCCTTGTTGCTTTCCAAGTTTATGGTAAAGTCCTCCATGGGAGTCCAAGTCATAGATCCTAGAAACGCATCCGGATGGCAAAGAGATCTTTTAACTAGAGTGCAAAGATTGGCGCAGGCGGCTGGACTTCCTATGCCAGAAGTTGGATATTACGAATCTCCTGAGATAAACGCATTCGCTACTGGTCCTAGCAGAAATAGCGCATTAGTTGCTGTTTCCACCGGGCTCTTGAATGGAATGGATAGCGAAGAATTGGATGGAGTTTTAGGACACGAACTTTCTCACGTAGCCAATGGAGACATGGTGACCATGACATTGGTACAAGGTGTGGTCAACTCGTTCGTGATCTTCTTCGCTTGGATCGTAGCTAAAGTTATCATTTCTCAATTGAATCGTAATGATGATAGAGGATCCAGTGGTGGATTCTTTATGGAGTTTATGATCAGACAACTTTTGATGGTGGCCTTTGGACTTTTAGGTTCCATTGTTGTGGCTTATGTTTCCAGAGCCAGAGAGTATCGCGCAGATGCTGGTGGTGCAAAATTAGCCGGAAGATCTAGCATGATCTCTGCTTTAGAAAGATTAAAAGTAGCTTTCAATAGAGATCCAGTCGATCAAAGAGGAGAAAACATCGCCGCTTTGAAAATTTCAAATAGAGCCGGAGGACTTGCTTCCTTATTTGCAACCCACCCTCCTCTAGAAGAAAGAATTGCTGCTCTTAGAGCAAAAGCATACTAA
- a CDS encoding adenine phosphoribosyltransferase, whose translation MSIVKSKIRTIPDYPRKGILFRDITSLLLDPEGLALTIGTFVDRYTGKGITKVAGIEARGFIIGAPLAFQLGVGFIPIRKKGKLPSETVSQEYDLEYGKDVIEIHKDSVVPGDRILLMDDLIATGGTMIAAVQLLQKLGAEVPEVGVIIDLPDLGGATKLSKDLGVNVFSICEFEGH comes from the coding sequence ATGTCCATAGTTAAAAGCAAAATTCGCACGATCCCGGATTATCCCCGCAAAGGAATCCTATTCAGAGACATCACTTCCCTATTATTAGATCCGGAAGGTTTAGCTCTTACCATAGGTACTTTCGTAGACCGGTACACAGGTAAAGGAATCACTAAAGTAGCCGGAATTGAAGCCAGAGGTTTTATCATTGGTGCACCTCTCGCATTCCAACTAGGAGTCGGATTCATTCCGATCCGTAAAAAAGGAAAACTTCCTTCCGAAACAGTTTCCCAAGAATACGATTTAGAATACGGAAAAGATGTGATCGAGATCCATAAGGACTCAGTTGTACCTGGAGATAGGATACTACTTATGGACGACTTGATCGCAACGGGCGGAACAATGATCGCTGCAGTTCAGTTATTACAAAAGCTTGGCGCAGAAGTTCCAGAAGTAGGAGTCATCATTGATCTTCCTGATCTGGGCGGAGCTACAAAATTAAGCAAAGATTTAGGTGTAAACGTATTCTCTATTTGTGAATTCGAAGGACATTAA
- a CDS encoding S1C family serine protease — protein MRILKSGLIVLVFSLHFPLFSEEKSDFDHVRKAVVQIKVYSQAFSTFTPWATDGVRASSGTGFLIGNKRILTNAHVISNAKYVQVQRYNQTEWYRVKILHVAHDCDLAVLEAEDPEFYKDSTELSLGEIPELNSSLIVVGYPIGGNKVSVTRGIVSRKEQSKYEHSSVDSHLVLQVDAAINPGNSGGPAIQNNKVVGVAFQVATKGENIGYLIPTKVIRHFLKDIEDGIYDGYVELGIGTFNSFNTSLRKAKGIPEGLEGVFVTRILPNGSADGYLKEGDYLTEIDGLTIGRNGTITLDKDARVDFTETVDDKYSGEPIRFKVFRNGKLIDVEFKAKRMPDFDFMRNRYDAPFDYSMIGGLLFQEMTRDLLGAWSRSGNTSGGSQFLYRYDYFIEDGIGRTKKADVVLYRKLAHPVNSSSDYFLNLVLESVNGEAINSLADLKKMISESKSKFLKLKFLNIDLPLILDREEAQKADSQIRSTYGLE, from the coding sequence ATGCGGATCCTGAAATCTGGTCTGATCGTACTAGTATTCTCTCTTCATTTCCCTCTTTTCTCTGAAGAAAAAAGTGATTTCGATCATGTGCGAAAAGCAGTCGTACAGATCAAAGTATATTCTCAAGCATTCAGCACTTTTACTCCCTGGGCCACTGATGGTGTTCGTGCAAGTTCAGGCACTGGTTTCTTGATCGGGAATAAAAGAATATTAACAAATGCTCATGTTATCTCAAATGCAAAATACGTTCAAGTACAGAGATATAATCAGACAGAGTGGTACAGGGTAAAAATCCTACATGTAGCGCACGATTGCGATTTAGCAGTTTTAGAAGCAGAAGATCCAGAATTTTATAAAGATTCCACTGAACTTAGCTTGGGGGAAATTCCTGAACTAAATTCTTCCCTCATCGTTGTGGGATATCCAATCGGAGGAAATAAAGTCTCCGTAACCAGAGGGATCGTTTCCAGAAAGGAACAATCCAAATACGAGCATTCTTCCGTAGATAGTCACTTAGTATTACAAGTAGATGCTGCAATCAATCCAGGGAACTCAGGTGGGCCTGCTATTCAAAATAATAAGGTAGTAGGAGTCGCTTTCCAAGTCGCAACCAAAGGGGAGAATATTGGTTATCTCATCCCTACAAAAGTGATCCGCCATTTTCTAAAAGATATAGAAGACGGAATATATGACGGTTATGTGGAACTTGGTATAGGAACATTCAATTCTTTTAATACTTCTCTCAGAAAAGCAAAAGGTATCCCTGAAGGTTTAGAAGGTGTATTTGTAACCAGAATTCTTCCTAACGGCTCCGCAGATGGATATCTGAAAGAAGGAGATTATCTAACAGAGATAGATGGTCTTACAATCGGAAGAAATGGAACAATCACCTTAGATAAAGACGCCAGAGTTGATTTTACAGAAACTGTAGATGATAAATATTCAGGCGAGCCGATCCGATTCAAAGTATTCCGAAATGGCAAACTCATTGATGTAGAATTCAAAGCCAAAAGGATGCCTGATTTCGATTTTATGAGAAACAGGTACGATGCACCTTTTGATTATTCTATGATTGGTGGATTATTATTCCAAGAGATGACCAGAGATCTTCTGGGCGCTTGGTCTAGAAGTGGCAACACTTCCGGCGGCAGCCAGTTCTTATACAGATACGATTATTTTATAGAAGATGGGATCGGCAGAACTAAAAAAGCGGATGTGGTTTTGTACAGAAAATTGGCCCACCCTGTAAATTCTTCCTCCGATTATTTTCTAAATCTAGTTCTGGAATCTGTTAATGGAGAAGCGATCAATAGTCTCGCAGATCTGAAAAAGATGATTTCAGAATCCAAGTCCAAATTCTTAAAATTAAAATTTTTGAATATAGATCTTCCATTGATCTTGGATAGAGAGGAAGCCCAAAAAGCAGATTCCCAGATCAGAAGCACCTACGGTTTGGAGTAA
- a CDS encoding S1C family serine protease has protein sequence MKSKILLIIISICVFSSGLSAKKPKQSANKSTPVSNGILSQAKAEEEYKKSIVQVKISYQEPDYFNPWKKKNPKVRRGVGIVVPGEKILLPAHLLTHSTLIEVKKHSSYAETKATVARQDSESDLALLKIEEENFFKDLTPFEFQKEINYPRQVSIYQLDNSGSIQSASGALISMDLDQYPQGMVELPVLDVNSTETLNGNGEVLLEKGKVSGILFDFSGDKNSGRAIPSFLISKFLGDFGKTEIPFKGFRYRPIMDKATKDFYSLKTKDQGILVAEIIPDSSADGILKIGDVVLEFGGKKIDSKGYFHHPKYGKQVLSYIAHLGDEFGYQIGKQIPVKIIRSGKEEEVQLTLKTFPYSSIRIPHRNLGSKSEYYFDGGFLFVELSEGYLLEWGKDWRSKVDRKLLYTFDYHKFSTGDKKEGKFVLLSQVIPDESNQGYHEVSGRLVDEVNGKPVQSIQDISNEIKSSKSRYITILLDDGTDVVLDKESLSAANQRIQKEYRIPKSSMGSR, from the coding sequence GTGAAATCCAAGATCCTTCTAATCATTATAAGCATTTGTGTTTTCAGCTCTGGGCTTTCCGCTAAAAAGCCAAAACAGTCCGCGAATAAATCTACTCCTGTTTCAAATGGGATTTTGTCCCAGGCAAAAGCAGAAGAAGAATACAAAAAGAGCATAGTCCAGGTAAAGATCTCTTACCAAGAGCCAGATTATTTCAATCCTTGGAAAAAGAAAAATCCAAAGGTAAGAAGAGGCGTTGGGATTGTAGTCCCAGGAGAAAAGATCCTATTACCAGCACATCTACTCACCCACTCCACATTGATTGAAGTTAAAAAACATTCTTCTTATGCGGAGACAAAGGCGACTGTTGCAAGACAAGATTCAGAATCCGACCTCGCACTTTTAAAAATAGAAGAAGAGAACTTCTTCAAAGATCTAACTCCTTTTGAATTCCAAAAAGAGATAAATTATCCTAGACAAGTTTCTATCTACCAATTAGACAATTCTGGTTCTATACAATCCGCTTCTGGTGCCCTCATCAGCATGGACTTGGATCAATATCCTCAAGGAATGGTAGAACTTCCTGTATTGGATGTAAACTCCACTGAAACATTAAATGGAAACGGAGAAGTTCTATTAGAAAAAGGAAAAGTAAGCGGAATACTTTTCGACTTCTCCGGAGATAAAAATTCTGGCAGAGCAATTCCTTCTTTTTTAATCAGCAAATTCCTGGGAGATTTTGGTAAGACTGAAATTCCTTTTAAAGGTTTCCGTTATAGACCGATCATGGACAAGGCTACCAAGGATTTTTATTCTCTCAAAACAAAAGACCAAGGGATTTTAGTAGCAGAGATCATACCTGATAGTTCTGCAGATGGAATATTAAAAATAGGTGATGTGGTTCTTGAGTTCGGCGGCAAAAAGATAGACTCAAAAGGATATTTCCATCATCCAAAGTATGGTAAACAGGTTCTTTCTTATATAGCTCATTTAGGTGACGAATTCGGTTACCAAATCGGAAAACAAATCCCAGTCAAAATTATCCGATCCGGTAAAGAAGAAGAAGTCCAACTTACTTTAAAAACATTTCCTTATTCTTCTATCCGCATTCCTCATAGAAACCTAGGATCAAAATCAGAATATTATTTTGATGGCGGGTTCTTATTTGTAGAACTTTCGGAAGGTTATTTATTGGAATGGGGAAAAGATTGGAGATCTAAAGTAGATCGCAAACTTCTATATACATTCGATTATCATAAGTTCAGCACAGGCGACAAAAAAGAAGGTAAATTTGTATTACTTTCCCAGGTCATTCCGGACGAATCCAACCAAGGATATCATGAGGTTTCCGGAAGATTAGTAGATGAAGTAAATGGCAAGCCTGTTCAATCCATCCAAGATATTTCTAACGAAATAAAATCATCCAAGTCCAGGTACATTACGATTTTATTAGATGATGGAACAGATGTCGTTTTGGATAAAGAAAGCCTAAGTGCCGCTAACCAAAGGATCCAAAAAGAATATAGGATTCCTAAATCCTCCATGGGTTCTCGCTAA
- a CDS encoding LB_289 family protein gives MKRTELERRERDLRKAQKKEEALDKRGGGNGVGDFIDQLSGLFRYDATEIFNTKDDINILEVLEEMQVILPQKKWDDVLKKAIKKTGVLEKDRAYKELLELLNVEEENEDEEEEVGV, from the coding sequence ATGAAACGGACCGAATTGGAGAGACGAGAAAGAGATCTCCGCAAAGCGCAAAAAAAGGAAGAAGCCCTAGATAAACGCGGAGGCGGGAACGGAGTCGGCGATTTTATCGATCAACTTTCCGGGTTATTCCGTTACGACGCTACTGAGATCTTTAATACAAAAGACGATATCAATATTCTGGAAGTTTTGGAAGAGATGCAAGTGATCCTTCCCCAGAAAAAATGGGACGATGTTCTTAAAAAGGCGATTAAGAAAACTGGTGTTTTAGAAAAAGACAGAGCCTATAAAGAACTCTTAGAGCTTCTAAACGTAGAAGAAGAAAACGAGGACGAAGAGGAAGAAGTAGGCGTTTAA
- a CDS encoding DUF4269 domain-containing protein, whose translation MTNRFSDCSSLLKDHKVLEILSEFSPEFVGSIPIGVDLPQSDIDIICELRPSLLKVLGSFSSYPNYHLSEKVLGNVPSIICRFRLGSEKVEIVAQNLLPKKQIAYLHMIIEEKVLKDKGETFRLSVLEKKKEGKNTEAAFAELLGLEGDPYSSLLEYGEREY comes from the coding sequence ATGACAAACCGATTTTCGGATTGTTCTTCACTTCTAAAAGATCATAAAGTTCTCGAAATCCTTTCCGAATTCTCTCCTGAATTCGTAGGTTCCATTCCAATCGGAGTGGACCTTCCCCAATCTGACATTGATATTATTTGCGAGTTAAGACCTTCTTTATTAAAAGTTTTAGGATCATTTTCTTCTTATCCTAATTATCATCTTTCCGAAAAAGTTTTGGGTAATGTGCCTTCTATCATTTGTAGATTCCGTTTAGGATCTGAAAAGGTGGAGATCGTGGCACAAAACCTTCTCCCTAAAAAACAAATCGCGTATCTACATATGATCATAGAAGAGAAGGTCCTGAAAGATAAAGGGGAAACTTTTAGGCTGTCTGTTTTGGAGAAAAAGAAAGAAGGGAAAAATACGGAGGCGGCGTTTGCTGAACTTTTAGGTTTGGAAGGAGATCCATATTCTTCACTTTTAGAATATGGAGAAAGGGAATATTAG
- a CDS encoding RNA recognition motif domain-containing protein — protein sequence MQNRKLFVGNLNYSVRQQEISDLFSNYGEVAYAKVIEGKGFGFVEMASEEQAENAKNSLNGTEFKGRTLNIDIAKPQTFNKPRRH from the coding sequence ATGCAGAATCGCAAACTCTTTGTAGGAAATCTTAATTACTCCGTTCGCCAGCAGGAAATCAGTGACCTGTTCTCCAACTACGGAGAAGTAGCTTACGCAAAAGTAATTGAAGGTAAAGGATTCGGATTCGTGGAAATGGCTAGCGAGGAGCAAGCTGAAAACGCGAAGAACAGTCTAAACGGGACTGAGTTCAAAGGTAGAACTTTGAATATCGATATCGCAAAACCTCAGACTTTCAACAAACCAAGAAGACATTAA
- a CDS encoding AZOBR_p60025 family cell surface glycopolymer formation protein yields the protein MSGFLSKFLPNEKLKSQWLTALGNPKLVTVVFVILYSFSSFCVWKKYSWSPSSQVNFGKEFADQNKEQTPPGAIVFLGEEGNLGAGYDGQIFYYYSRMLSGFSLDWPNGFETSFRAPRIGYPLLVSPFGWFGMNATIIGMYILNLGIFYLSYLAIRDLLPDPKKYLSSFYLFSPFALGSYILLVSDTVMMGLSVLAYWSFARNRFITFSLLAGLAILTKEQAIFLFFPLGLITLLEKDFKKSIWVASSLILPGAWSLYLRTQFPEWTPGSLGHFFDPFGGLLGYFGELQQVIVSGDRNLILLIKKFSRFPLVLLLLSGTYLLFRGDWKKGLAFRLGFGILLLTAYAGGYVLYWATYENVSRMFTFSLPILIFWENEDDSLPSGTYWVLTGIILVSFLIKLAFVSKTLRHLVW from the coding sequence ATGTCCGGATTCTTATCTAAATTTTTACCAAATGAAAAATTGAAATCACAGTGGCTTACCGCTTTAGGAAATCCTAAACTAGTTACTGTAGTTTTTGTCATTCTGTATTCCTTTTCGTCTTTTTGTGTTTGGAAGAAATACTCTTGGAGCCCTAGTTCTCAGGTAAATTTTGGAAAAGAATTCGCGGACCAAAACAAAGAGCAAACTCCTCCAGGTGCGATTGTATTCTTAGGAGAAGAGGGGAACCTGGGTGCAGGTTATGACGGGCAGATCTTTTATTATTATTCTAGAATGTTGTCCGGTTTTAGTTTAGATTGGCCAAACGGTTTTGAGACTAGTTTTAGAGCACCTAGGATAGGATATCCACTTTTAGTTTCTCCATTTGGCTGGTTCGGGATGAATGCAACCATCATCGGGATGTACATTCTAAATTTAGGGATCTTCTATCTTTCGTATCTTGCGATCCGAGACTTATTGCCTGATCCTAAAAAATATTTAAGTTCGTTCTATCTATTTTCTCCATTTGCTTTGGGAAGTTATATCTTACTAGTTTCAGACACAGTGATGATGGGACTAAGCGTTCTGGCATATTGGTCCTTTGCCCGAAATAGATTTATCACCTTTTCCTTGTTAGCCGGTCTTGCAATTCTCACAAAAGAGCAGGCGATCTTTTTGTTTTTCCCTTTGGGCCTAATTACATTACTAGAAAAAGATTTCAAAAAAAGTATCTGGGTAGCTTCTTCTTTAATCCTGCCTGGAGCCTGGAGTTTATATTTAAGAACCCAATTCCCGGAATGGACCCCTGGAAGTTTAGGTCATTTCTTTGATCCATTCGGAGGGCTTTTAGGATATTTTGGGGAACTCCAACAAGTTATAGTTTCAGGAGATCGAAATCTTATTCTTCTGATCAAAAAATTCTCCAGATTCCCTTTGGTACTTCTTCTTTTATCTGGAACCTACCTTTTATTCAGAGGTGATTGGAAGAAGGGTCTGGCGTTTAGGTTAGGCTTTGGAATTCTTTTATTGACCGCGTATGCTGGAGGTTATGTTCTCTATTGGGCTACGTATGAGAACGTTTCTAGAATGTTTACATTCAGCCTCCCTATATTAATTTTTTGGGAAAATGAAGATGATAGCCTTCCGAGCGGAACTTATTGGGTTTTAACAGGCATTATTCTAGTTTCGTTTTTAATAAAATTGGCATTCGTTTCCAAAACTTTACGTCACTTGGTCTGGTGA
- a CDS encoding Fur family transcriptional regulator yields MEEDKKSASRNTKQKGEILRVIRDAKGPLSVKEIHDISKKSIQNIGIATVYRSVNHLLDAGSIHEIQLPGESSRFEISHLDHHHHFHCKVCDRVFDVEICPFPMENLPKGFTLDSHEIILYGICSECNTSSK; encoded by the coding sequence ATGGAAGAAGATAAAAAATCCGCCTCTCGAAACACCAAACAAAAGGGCGAGATCCTGAGAGTCATCCGTGACGCAAAAGGTCCTCTTTCGGTAAAGGAAATCCACGACATCTCCAAAAAATCCATACAGAATATTGGGATCGCTACCGTGTATCGTTCTGTGAACCATTTGTTGGATGCAGGTTCGATCCATGAGATCCAATTGCCCGGAGAATCATCTCGTTTCGAGATAAGTCATCTAGACCATCATCATCATTTCCATTGTAAAGTCTGCGATCGTGTTTTTGACGTGGAGATCTGTCCTTTCCCTATGGAAAATTTGCCTAAGGGATTTACATTAGATTCTCATGAAATTATTTTATATGGCATTTGTTCCGAATGTAATACCTCCTCCAAATGA
- a CDS encoding leucine-rich repeat domain-containing protein, whose product MRKIFLVLYFLFACSQSDHLISVRNSEGEILGKYPKEIRWLGFRNNPTWTDLSPFSRLEALELNSKDLKSLEGLPDLPKLRYIHLSGSLVKDLSPLNRFAKLDSLILNQTEIADQDLKNYLHWNRLTRIELTDSKISDLGFLGPSCSVRHLQLKNTKITDLRPLENCTKLMELYLGGTQIKDLSPLYGLTNLIHLQLDGSDVSAKEISDFRKILPYVKIMPGLRRILNSENGLD is encoded by the coding sequence ATGAGGAAAATATTTTTAGTCCTCTATTTTTTATTCGCCTGTTCTCAATCGGATCATCTTATTTCAGTAAGAAATTCTGAAGGTGAGATCTTAGGTAAATATCCTAAAGAAATCCGTTGGTTGGGATTTAGAAACAATCCAACTTGGACTGACCTTTCTCCATTCTCTAGATTAGAGGCCCTAGAACTAAATTCTAAAGACCTAAAATCATTAGAAGGTTTGCCCGATCTTCCTAAACTCAGATATATTCATCTATCTGGATCTTTAGTTAAGGACCTTTCTCCATTAAATCGTTTTGCAAAATTGGACAGCCTGATTCTAAACCAAACTGAAATAGCTGATCAAGATCTGAAAAATTATCTGCATTGGAATAGGTTGACTAGAATTGAACTGACTGATTCAAAAATTTCCGACCTAGGTTTTTTGGGACCTAGCTGCAGCGTTAGGCATTTACAACTTAAGAATACTAAGATCACGGACCTAAGACCTCTGGAAAATTGTACAAAACTAATGGAATTATACCTGGGAGGGACCCAAATAAAGGATTTAAGCCCCCTATATGGTCTTACGAACCTGATCCATTTACAACTGGACGGTTCAGATGTTTCAGCAAAAGAAATTTCTGATTTTAGAAAGATCCTTCCTTATGTAAAGATCATGCCTGGTTTGCGCAGGATCTTAAATTCAGAGAATGGACTGGATTAA
- a CDS encoding peptidase M30, giving the protein MKVSTGDGFWKSLCMPIGRSLYTFVLSVSLIFLLSDCVVSHDALGTQDKTEPSIDDLLSLARVSSSCGGNNTFWIRNLVKNNSNCVQTVKVASGSHVNIYTTSSLESALDYQYIAQEFDSKIYPRLGEAFGFSDDLDGDGKVAVIVSDIHDGSKTGSSFVAGFFDPVDYFPDNSSYAVRSNYANIVYMDGVELVTVRNSDLAQGKPDTFLATLAHEYQHLIRFQYEARIMSQGGGRDEAWINEGTSEVAADIAGYSPQINRINCYRGRNSNACSRGANGNSIFGSSKFNSLVDYAFAYSFMKYLYMISGSDTDSRNSFFRTGVQGPKGYRASDATGLFHLFKTSADNYLTSSQEVKNALGTDGSAIFMKIYPAFLWQSLGDVSPEFAQAGTDTNGASGFLQDITKTIQSFPFPAAGTDGDVLRKLYDPLRIPEITPLGTLNPGQIQFVKADRSNSNSTTRLVLLKKNIDGALYSLQINTEMKRSGDISVSLGITESDDEGGEEAIVLPESSDSRPICPHEFFKLSRNRTKQKIFNEYKGL; this is encoded by the coding sequence ATGAAGGTTTCGACCGGAGACGGTTTTTGGAAGTCCCTTTGTATGCCAATAGGCAGATCTTTATATACGTTTGTACTTTCGGTTTCTTTGATATTCCTACTTTCTGACTGCGTGGTCAGCCATGATGCACTAGGCACTCAAGACAAAACAGAGCCTAGTATAGACGATCTACTTTCATTAGCCAGAGTATCTAGTTCTTGTGGTGGCAATAATACATTCTGGATCCGCAATCTTGTAAAAAACAATTCTAACTGCGTGCAAACTGTCAAGGTAGCATCCGGATCTCACGTAAACATCTACACGACTAGCAGTTTGGAATCCGCTTTAGATTATCAATATATCGCTCAAGAGTTTGATTCAAAAATTTATCCAAGACTAGGCGAAGCATTCGGTTTCTCAGATGATCTGGACGGAGACGGAAAAGTTGCAGTCATCGTTTCAGATATTCATGATGGAAGCAAAACAGGTTCTTCTTTTGTGGCAGGATTTTTCGATCCTGTGGATTATTTTCCAGACAATTCCAGTTATGCGGTCCGTTCTAATTATGCAAATATAGTGTATATGGATGGAGTAGAACTGGTTACAGTTCGAAATTCTGACCTTGCCCAAGGAAAACCAGATACATTCTTAGCCACTCTCGCCCATGAATACCAACATTTGATCCGATTCCAGTATGAGGCTCGGATCATGAGCCAAGGTGGAGGAAGAGACGAGGCCTGGATCAATGAAGGGACTAGCGAAGTAGCTGCAGATATCGCGGGTTATTCTCCTCAGATTAACAGGATCAATTGTTATAGAGGTAGGAATTCCAACGCATGCTCCAGAGGAGCAAATGGAAATAGTATATTTGGAAGTTCCAAATTTAACTCTCTAGTTGATTACGCATTCGCCTACTCCTTTATGAAATACTTATATATGATCTCAGGAAGTGATACAGATTCCAGAAATTCATTCTTTAGAACTGGAGTCCAAGGCCCTAAAGGTTATAGAGCCTCAGATGCAACTGGATTATTCCATCTATTCAAAACAAGTGCTGATAATTATCTAACATCTTCTCAAGAAGTAAAAAATGCACTTGGAACAGATGGGTCTGCTATCTTTATGAAAATTTATCCTGCATTCTTATGGCAGTCTTTAGGAGATGTTTCTCCAGAGTTTGCACAAGCAGGAACAGATACAAATGGAGCTTCTGGATTTTTACAAGATATCACTAAAACAATCCAATCTTTCCCATTCCCCGCAGCAGGAACAGATGGAGATGTTCTCAGAAAATTATACGATCCACTCAGAATACCAGAAATCACTCCGTTAGGAACATTAAACCCTGGCCAGATCCAATTCGTAAAAGCAGATCGTTCTAATTCAAACTCAACAACTAGATTAGTATTATTAAAAAAGAATATAGATGGAGCTTTATATTCTCTACAGATCAATACAGAAATGAAAAGATCAGGAGATATTTCGGTATCTTTAGGAATTACTGAGAGTGACGACGAAGGCGGAGAAGAAGCGATTGTTCTTCCAGAGTCTTCTGACTCTCGTCCGATCTGTCCTCATGAGTTTTTTAAACTCTCTCGGAATCGGACGAAACAGAAAATTTTTAACGAATATAAAGGCCTATAA
- a CDS encoding YbaB/EbfC family nucleoid-associated protein, with the protein MFGKSLDNLKQMNQMRVRMKKLEKELEALTFEGKSKNELVVCITDGKQTVQEIRIEDSLLAKNDKKLLQKSIKQAVNQSMEAAQKVAEERMGEFKSLLSGMP; encoded by the coding sequence ATGTTCGGCAAAAGTTTAGATAATCTAAAACAAATGAACCAGATGCGGGTTCGTATGAAAAAATTGGAGAAGGAACTGGAGGCTTTAACCTTCGAGGGAAAATCCAAGAACGAATTGGTCGTCTGCATTACTGACGGTAAACAAACCGTACAAGAGATCCGTATCGAAGATTCTTTGCTTGCTAAGAATGATAAAAAACTACTTCAAAAAAGTATAAAGCAAGCCGTGAACCAATCTATGGAAGCTGCCCAAAAAGTAGCGGAAGAAAGAATGGGAGAATTTAAATCCCTTCTTTCAGGAATGCCTTAA